The DNA window CAACGATGCAGAAGACTCACCGACACGACAGTGAAGGCTGTGTTGACGATGCCGGAGCCGATGGTGGCATACACTGGCTGCTGCACCCCCGCCTTCTCGAAGATGCTTGTGGAGTAATAGAAAACCTACGGGACACAGAAGTCGCGGGGCTCGGCCAGGTGCGGTGGCTCTTCCCCGGCCTCTGTCCCAGTGGGGGCAGGACACACGGTCAGTAAAGAATGAAGGGAACACTGCACCAGTGCCCTCATGGGTTTTGGTTCTAAAGGAGAGCTGCTCCTCTGGCAGGGGTTCGTCTGTTGTTTTAAGTGTGGGACCTGTCCACAGCACACACTTGACCGCAGGGTTTGGCTAGGGCCACAGGAAAGGGTGGGTGAGGGCACTCACAGCATTGATGCCAGACAGCTGCTGGGACAGCTGCAGCACCACGGCAATGAGGATGGGCTGACGGTAGGCGGCCGAGCGGAACAGCTCCAGGATGGTGACCTTCTTCTCCCGCATCATCTGCCGGCTCTCCTCCTTCATCTCCTGCAGGTCGCGGGTCACATCCGAGGTCCCGCGCAGCTTCTTCAGCACTGGGGGGGCCGGAGGGAAGGCGGGGGTGGCTCAGAGCAGGGAGgaggccggggccgggggcggggaggggcagggcccgcCGTACCGCTCTTGGCCCGGTTCTCCTCGTTGCGGTTGATGAGCAGGAAGCGGGGGCTCTCAGGGCAGAAGGGCAGCAGGATGCACTGCAGCAGGGCTGGGATGAAGATGACGCTCAGCAGCAGGGGCCACAGCTCCTGGTTGCCCATGATGGAGTCCAGGCCAAACACctgggggaggcagggccagAGCAGCGGCTGTGAGCACCTTGCCCTGGGCCCGCTCGCGGCCCCAATCCACCCAGGGGCCTTCTTCGCCTGCTTTGTGGCAGCTGCTGCTTTCGAGAGAGGGCTCTAGTTCTCAGTCTAGTTCTGCCACTAACGTGaggcttaacttctctgaatctcagtttcctcatctgtgacaagGGGGAAGTAGGACCTACCTCATGGCATTAGTGGGGGATAAGATGGCAGGGCTACAGACATGTCTGGCAGGGGGATGGGGGCTGCTACTTTGCCACAGGACGATttagggatggggcagggagagccTCGAGAGAGGggagtgcatatatatatatacaggcatCAAGGTGTGGAGGTGTGAGAGAGTCGGCATGTTGAGGAACCAGTGGGCTGCCCTGTGGTTGGATCCCCACGGTGAGAAGAAAGGACGCAAGGCTGAGTGGGCTGGGATGAGAAGGGTCAAGGCCTCTGGACTTGCTCTCCCACCGGGGGGCCCCGGGAGAATGGTGAGCAGTGTTGTTCTCGGGACCTGCGCCTAGGATGTGTCTACGAGGCTGTCCTTTGCAGGGTTGTGGAAGGCCAGGTGAGGAGTTGAATCTGGACACACACCTGAGGCACTGGAGCCATGGGTGGGGGCTTACCTGGGCGATGAGGATGCCGATGACGATGCCCAGCTGGTGCAGGGTACCCAGGGCCCCACGAAGGTCCGTGGGAGACACCTCCCCCACGTACATGGGCACAAAGCCAGTGGTCAGGCCGCAGTACACACCAATGACGAAGCGACCCAGGATCAGCATCTCAAAGGACTTGCCCAGTTTTGAGAAGCCCATGAGCACAGCGGACACAAAGGTCAGCAGGTTCATCATCAGCATTGAATTCCGCCTGGGGGGCAGGACGGGGAGGAGGTCACAGGTCAGGCAGGTCCCTGGACCCCCCTGGAGGCCCCAGGGGCTGGGTCATAGGTAGGCCCTAGGACAGCCAGGGAaggccccccacctcccactccctggGCAGGGCCAAGACCCCTTCTGCTCACCGGCCAAAACGGTTAACGAAAAGGCCCACAGAGAAGGAGCCAATCATGCCCCCCACGGAGAAGATGGCCACAGAGAGGGACCAGAGCGTGGTCAGTGTGGCGGGCAAGATGCCCTCCTTATAGCGGTGGATCCACGTCTGGTTGTAGAACTCCTCAATCACCTGCAGGAGGAGAAGCAGCCTGATGGGCAAGGCCAGGACCCAGTCATCCTTCTCCCTTGCACTCCCCGCCTCAAAGAGGACCATTTTATCACGGGATGCTAGAGGGGGCCCAGGGGCCCAGCACCAGGCCCAACCCCAAACTCGCTGCTTTCTTACGCCGGGTGCCGCCCCTTTTGTGGGCCTCAGCCACCCACACCACCGAGGGAGAGTGGTGCCGGCTCTCATACCTCCCCCAGGGGTGGTTTCCAGTGCCCTGTAGTTTCAGGCGCTCAACAGGACTTTCTGGGGATGATGGCAAGTGAATAGTGGTGGAAGTTCAGGCATAGCAgaggggctcagagagagagtgcTTCTTCCCGCATGCCCCTCCCCAATCCCCCTTGCTGGGGAGGAAATACAGCTGGACAGAGGCCCTGcgagggagggaagggcaggctCACTTTGCACTCAGGCCTGGTGTGAGCAACTTGCACACAAATGCTTGTGAGACCCATGCTGCCACTTTCTatcccccaggcccagcccctcctggcTGGCCTGGGAGTTCCCCTCTGAAGGACCCATGGCCTCGTCCCCTCTCCCAGGTGCCCAGTTGGGCGGTACAGGGAAAGCTACAGACAAGGAAGCAGTTCCAGGAACTGGAGACACCTGTCCTAGAACAGGCCTCCCGCTAGCCCTGCCCCCACCAAAGGGAGGGTCTGGCTGGCCCAGGCCCAGGAATGTGGCAGGCGGGCAGCACCGGTTCTGCCTGCTCACACTCAACCCCTCCTCTCAGGCGACGCAGATACATGCCCAGTGCCTCGGGACAAGCCAGACCCACCCAGCCACATGCGTAGCCACAGGCCCAACGTACCCAGAAACAGCTTCCTGTGTACACATGCCATCACACACACGTACTCGCGCTCATGTAATCTGAATAGTCTCGGCTTCAACCAGTCACAAACCTGCATGCCCCTCTTCCCCTACCCACTTGCAGCTCGAACTCAAATCCACGCACCCATCTGGCACCCCTCCCCACTGCAAGTTTGTGTGCACCGGGCAATATGCAGCCTCTCATACAGTACGATCTCCAATGGCACTGCTCTTGGCCCCCCGTAAAACCCTCCCAAGCTCCAGGGGTCTAGCAGAAGAGGAGGCTGCGGGTAGCCACAACAGCCAAAGGGGGAATCAAGGCCCACAGTCCCAGGAATGCCCACTGAGGTATCTACTTGTCTGTCCCAGGGAAGCTGGACAGCTCAGGGGTGAGGAACCTGGACGCAACCAAGTTcagacccagctccaccactcCTCTCCAGTGTGACCGAGGACAAATGATTTCATCTCGAATGACATTAGCAATATCCACTTCATAGTGTTGCGGGGAGTTAATGAAGTACCCTTGGCAGTGCTCACATGGTGCTTGGTACCACCACTGAGCTGAGGGACCCCACCACGTTCCGGTACTGACCCAAGGGCAGTGCAGGCCACTGACAAAGGCTAACAGAGCCTGCGTCCCATAATTCAAAGTCAAGGCTCCTGCCAGATATCagtcccacctccccacctcccagcatcTCTACCTTTGCCCTATGCACCCTTTCCCCCACTTCCACGGTTACTCCTCCTGGAGGGCCCACCTGCCTTACCACGCTGAAACCTTTTGAGATCCAGCTCAGAGGGTCCCAAGAGTCTgtcctccctgagggcagggaccccagTGGATTCACCCCAGGGCCCGTCCCAGAGCTGCTGCAGGGGTGCCTAGCAAGTGGATGGAGGAGGCAATGAAAGGGGCTTAGGCTTCCCTCCTAGCCGCCCTTGCTTCTGCCATGGGCAGAGAAGGCAGAtttcaacaaaacaaacacaaagtgcTTGTGTTCTTCACGGGACAAAACCAACCCCAGAGGAGGACTGGCTGGGAACAGTAATGCTCCACTTATCAGGCTCTGCAGAGAGCAAGCTGTCCTGGATAAGGGAACTGCCCAGATAAATGGCCCTCACCCCTTGGAGGGCCCATCATCTGGCTGGAAATCTTTCTCCCTCCTGTGCCTCACACTGCCGCTCTGAGCAACCAGACCTACAAGCAGGGCTCCGGGGCACTGATGTCCTTGGGGCTCTCTGCAGGGGCAAGGAGAGGTGTTTGCCCCAGATGACACTTAATTTTTGCATGCTGTAGTTCTCAGGCTCACCCCCTGCCCCTTGTGTTTCAGATGCTTGTCTCACAGAACTCTCCACATCTCGTTTTAAAATTTGCCAAGTCAGCTAATGGAACTTGTCTGAATTGTACGCAGAGCCAATACGTGTAGTATTTAGGTAGTAAGTGCTTACTACCTAAATGGGTTTAAGGGTGTGAGGCTGAGGTCTTTAACCCTCTCCTTGGGATCCGGCTGGAGATGTTGAAGAACCatgtgtaagtgaggtgttaccAGATCCTCCCCAGTTAAGTCTCCTGCATGTGGTAACAAGTCAGAGGGGCCAAACCCTGGCCACGGCTAGCTCCTTTATGGCTCCTGAGCCCCTTGCTGCTTAGACCACTTTATGGGGTTGAGGGACGGTGAGCAGCCAGCACCCTCCACCTTGGCCCCAGGCTCATCCTCTTCACCCCGCAGCAGCACTTCCTGGCCAAGCCGAGGTTGCCCGCTGGGTTCCTCCCTCTTGATCTGGTGCTTGAGATTTGTGGGAAGAAGCTAAGCGTGGTTTTCCTTTCCTGCGGGCGGTGTGTGGGctctctgtcctctcccctcGGGTCCATGCCCTATGTGGGGGGTGAAGCTGGCCCTTGGCCCAGGAAAGGCGGTGGGTCCCTGGAGAACAGGAGAACCCTGCGTGGGGAGAAGTTCTGGGGTCACTTCTTCCACCCAGCCGCCGCCTTGAGCATCATCCAGCAGCGGCTGGGTGCCTGTCATGGAAGAAGAGCCGCCTTACTGCTCTGCTCCTTTAACAGGATCCCACAGGCCCAGTCTCCACAGCGAGCTTCCTGGCAGCCTCCGCAGCCCCGGCTCATGTTTGAGGCGAGGCCTCACACATGCTTCTTCTGAATGCTCTTTCCTCACATTCTGGTTACAAGCCTGGGAGCTACCCTTGATCCTGCCACTGCCCCACATGCAGTCACTCACCAGGTCCTGTCCATAAAATTCTACCTCCTAATCAGTCCTCCTCTCTACTCACGCAGCACCTGCCCGAGGTCTCACCTGGATTCTGCTCCGGACTCCTCCCATCCACCGAAGCCAGATTCCCATTCCCACCATTATTCCCTGACTTGGCAGTCGAGCCCTGGACATCGAGTGGACCAGGCTCAGCCCTCCGTttgtctctgcttccttcccAGCCCATTCCCAACCCCTCTCCCTGCCAAGGGTCGGTGTGAGTGCATGCATGCTGGGGCAGGTCCTGGTCAGCCATGGCATCAGGCTGTTGGAAGTTGAGGGGCTATTAGAGCTCTCTGTCCAAGCATCCCCTCATTGAACCTAGAGGGCAGAGGCTCACTTGACGACACTGTAGGGGCCAGCATGGAGAAGCAGGATGGCCCTGGGCAGCTGCCATCCCTTGGACTGACTGGTTTCCAGTAAAAAACCATTCCTCATCCCAGCAGTTCTCCTgcgggtgagggtggggagaggcttGGGTCATGTCTGtcatcccccctcccttccctgcctgggTAACTGTGGCTGAAGGACCACACGTCTGCCTGTCTAGAGCGGAAGTTCTGACTTCCTCTGTGTCAGGGCAGCGTCTGTAGTGAGGCTCTGGGTGTGAGGCGGAgcccactgcctggcacatggagTAAGCTGTTCCTTGTGTCACTGTTCTCTCAAGAAGAGAAGCCATCTCCTTGAGAGGAACATTAAGGAcagagttttccatttttttttttttttaaacttatataactgtgccttgatttcttcttctttttttaaaatttatttatttatggccgtgttgggtcttcgtttctgtgcgagggctttcttctagttgtggcaagcgggggccactcttcatcgcggtgcgcgggcccctcactgtcgcggcctctcctgttgcggagcacagcctccagacgcgcaggctcagtaattgtggctcacgggcccagttgctccgcggcatgtgggatcttcccagaccagggcgcgaacccgtgtcccctgcattggcaggcagactctcaaccactgcgccaccagggaagcccagagttttccatttttaaattactgcaAGACAAAGCATTAACCTAGGAATGTATAGTACAAGAAAgaacctgaaggaactagaggcTTGCCTTGGGGAGTAAAGCTCTATCTTCAGACCGTGCTGGCTGCCCCAGGCTGAGGGACCCAGCAGGTCTGCAGAGCCCCAGGGCACAGACTTCAGCTCAGGGGAAAGAAGAGCTTTCTAGGCGTCAGAGGATGAGATGACCCATGTTACAGGTAGTGAGTCCCCTGTCAGCAGGGAGCATACAAGTCAAAGTTTGGATCAGGGATTGATATAAACAATTTATGTAAAAGGCTAGATAGAAAATATTAGAGTTTGCTGACGACATATGGCCTctgttgcttatttttcttcccttccctcccccaaccacccTTTTAAACACGTAAAAGCCATTCTTGGCTCAtaggccatacaaaaacaggctgctGGCTAGATTTGGTCCCCCTGCCAACCCGTGTTCTAGAATTCCAGACCACTGCCAAGAGAAGGggtatatgttttcaaatttctggCTGCTCTCCACATCTTCCCTGGAGAGGCCTGGTCTCCTAGATCAgctgtccccaacctttttggcaccaggggccggtttcgtggaagacggtttttccacggaccgggcgTGGCGGCGGGCGTGGTTCAGGCGGCAACGCGAGCGGTGGGGAGCGGCTGATGAAACGTCGCCCAGTACCGGTCcctggcccaggggttggggccCCCTGTTCTAGATCATCCTGAGAGGGAATCAGCTCTCTCTCaaccctttcttctctctcttagaTATACTGTGGGGATGAAGGGGTTAAACAGCCGCCCAAGCTTTGAGGTCCAGTCGGGAGGAAGTAAGGGCTAGCTTATCCAGTTCAGCCCCTCAGCCTGGCTTTGACCCCTATTTCCTGTTCCCTACCTACCCCTCCCCCACAGCTGGGGCTGCCCCCGCCCCTCAGCCCAGATGGTATGTCTCCATAGCAACTCAGCCACGCCCCAGGGTCAGCTGGGAGTTCAGAGACAGATGCTACAGGTGGGGCTGGACAGATAACTTCTGGGTTCCTCAGGGCCTCTCCCTGGGGCCTGGTGAAGAGGCCCAGGCAGCCAGATGGAGCTAGAAGCTGGGCCCCAACCCCAGAGCAGATGATCGGACCACCCTGGCTGCTTTGGCTGCTTTTCTGGAAGAGCCCTGATATGGCTTCTCTCCAAGCCTTTGCTCTGACCTTCTCACTGGTCCCTGGCCTCTGGGGTCTCCCCTGCAAACAGAAGAATCTTCATTTCCCCTGCTCACAGCTTTTCTTGTCTCCCCACCACCCTCAGGATGAAGTGTCTCTTCCCACCCCACATGGCGACGCCCCCACGCTGCCTGGGCACCCCACACCTCTGCACCTTCGCTTTGCTGCTGCTTCGCCACCTGCCTGGTGAGCTGTTGGTCGCTTTCCAGAGCCATCCCTCCTCTGGAGAGCCTTCATAACCTCCTCTTCATTACTGCAGTGGTTCCCAAACGGGGACAATTTGCTCCCCCCCcgtgtctggaggcatttttggtcATTACACTGGCaggggtagaggccagggatgctgctaaacatcctacaatgcatggGACAGCCTCCGTAATGCCAAGGAACTATCTGTCCACAAATGTCTATGGTGTTGGAAAAAACCCTCCTCTATGGGCCAGgtaccctctccctccccctcgtGGGCTTACACCAGCCTGTCT is part of the Balaenoptera musculus isolate JJ_BM4_2016_0621 chromosome 1, mBalMus1.pri.v3, whole genome shotgun sequence genome and encodes:
- the SLC2A1 gene encoding solute carrier family 2, facilitated glucose transporter member 1, with product MEPSSKKLTGRLMLAVGGAVLGSLQFGYNTGVINAPQKVIEEFYNQTWIHRYKEGILPATLTTLWSLSVAIFSVGGMIGSFSVGLFVNRFGRRNSMLMMNLLTFVSAVLMGFSKLGKSFEMLILGRFVIGVYCGLTTGFVPMYVGEVSPTDLRGALGTLHQLGIVIGILIAQVFGLDSIMGNQELWPLLLSVIFIPALLQCILLPFCPESPRFLLINRNEENRAKSVLKKLRGTSDVTRDLQEMKEESRQMMREKKVTILELFRSAAYRQPILIAVVLQLSQQLSGINAVFYYSTSIFEKAGVQQPVYATIGSGIVNTAFTVVSLFVVERAGRRTLHLIGLAGMAGCAVLMTIALALLEQLPWMSYLSIVAIFGFVAFFEVGPGPIPWFIVAELFSQGPRPAAIAVAGFSNWTSNFIVGMCFQYVEQLCGPYVFIIFTVLLVLFFIFTYFKVPETKGRTFDEIASGFRQGGASQSDKTPEELFHPLGADSQV